A stretch of the Pantoea nemavictus genome encodes the following:
- a CDS encoding LysR family transcriptional regulator translates to MTLSTYPEKAISYLYEVGVHGGIRRAADALGINPSVISRQLSSLERSLQLPLLERRGRNVVLTEAGRMLAEDFAQTSQRRKMLERQLQDLRHMRGGSINIRIGQGMVDDVVRHVVQAFSRAYPGVFVNIMSGDMQTTVILIAKGEVDMAVSFGPAGPPGVKCLSFQRGPICAIVPPDHPLAGLSAVSASALTQHRLIAMNENFGLQRYINAIFKSEGLIFTPSYCCNLFSSAIALTQAGLGISFMTAQSVKATLQRGELVAIPIEHRIARESQCHLLRSADHRLTPAAHYLWQLLSQFFTASLEEEVSGIF, encoded by the coding sequence ATGACGCTGTCCACTTATCCCGAGAAAGCCATAAGTTATTTGTATGAAGTTGGCGTACATGGCGGCATTCGACGCGCGGCGGATGCGCTCGGCATCAATCCCTCAGTGATCAGTCGGCAGCTGTCGTCACTGGAACGCAGCCTGCAACTGCCGCTGCTGGAACGACGGGGCCGTAACGTGGTGCTGACCGAAGCGGGCAGGATGCTGGCGGAGGATTTCGCGCAGACCAGCCAGCGCCGCAAGATGCTGGAGCGTCAGCTGCAGGATTTGCGTCATATGCGTGGTGGCTCGATCAACATTCGCATCGGGCAAGGCATGGTGGACGATGTGGTCAGGCATGTGGTGCAGGCGTTTTCCCGTGCCTATCCGGGCGTATTTGTGAACATCATGTCGGGCGATATGCAAACCACGGTAATACTGATTGCTAAAGGCGAAGTGGATATGGCGGTTAGCTTCGGACCGGCTGGACCACCGGGCGTGAAGTGCCTGAGTTTTCAGCGCGGGCCGATCTGCGCCATTGTGCCGCCGGATCATCCGCTGGCTGGCCTTTCTGCCGTCAGCGCCAGCGCATTAACCCAGCATCGCTTAATCGCCATGAATGAGAATTTTGGCTTGCAGCGCTACATCAACGCGATCTTCAAAAGTGAAGGCCTTATCTTTACCCCGTCTTACTGCTGCAACTTGTTTTCCAGCGCCATTGCCCTGACGCAGGCGGGTTTAGGCATCTCATTTATGACCGCGCAATCGGTGAAAGCCACGCTGCAACGCGGCGAGCTGGTAGCGATTCCGATCGAACATCGCATCGCACGTGAAAGTCAGTGTCATCTGCTGCGCAGCGCCGATCACCGTTTGACGCCCGCCGCGCACTATCTGTGGCAGCTGCTGAGCCAGTTTTTTACTGCTTCATTAGAGGAGGAGGTATCAGGGATATTCTGA
- a CDS encoding mechanosensitive ion channel family protein, whose translation MPLLFGELSGAPVWVPAVLLVTLSLILGFLARFILLRFIRYWQSRDRKLFKSLEKHLSGSMFLFIPLLLINVGVNYISIHPDSLAFITTTTNVFIILSLCSILIRLTNVAQDMLFIRYDINLSNNLRARKIRTQIIYVKKVAIVLLVSFCLSLILLSFPGVRKFGTTILAGAGVAGIIIGFALQKSLVNLFAGIQIAFTQPIKIDDAVVVENEWGWIEEINLTYVVVRIWDLRRLVLPITYFTENAFQNWTRNNAQILGSVFLYLDYSMPLDPLRKHFEKVLSETKLWDQQTQVLQVTDTNDKTMTIRLLMTAQNSPTAWDLRCYVREKMIEFIQQNYPQSLPHVRATLTEAAAKELA comes from the coding sequence ATGCCATTACTATTTGGTGAGTTATCTGGTGCTCCGGTATGGGTGCCTGCTGTATTGCTCGTCACGCTTTCACTCATACTGGGTTTCCTGGCTCGATTTATACTTCTCAGATTCATTCGCTACTGGCAGAGCCGTGACAGAAAGCTCTTCAAATCGCTTGAAAAGCATCTTAGTGGGTCGATGTTTCTTTTTATTCCCTTACTGCTGATAAATGTGGGGGTTAACTATATAAGCATTCATCCGGATTCACTTGCCTTTATAACCACCACCACCAACGTATTTATTATCTTATCACTTTGCTCGATTTTAATTCGCTTGACGAATGTCGCTCAGGATATGCTGTTTATCCGTTATGACATTAATCTTTCAAATAATTTACGCGCCCGAAAAATACGCACTCAGATAATTTACGTTAAAAAGGTCGCGATCGTACTGCTCGTGTCATTCTGCCTTTCTCTGATTCTGTTGAGCTTCCCGGGTGTGCGAAAATTCGGCACGACAATCCTCGCCGGTGCTGGGGTTGCCGGGATAATCATTGGTTTTGCCCTGCAGAAATCGTTGGTGAACCTGTTCGCCGGTATTCAAATCGCCTTTACGCAACCGATAAAGATTGATGATGCGGTGGTGGTTGAAAATGAATGGGGCTGGATTGAGGAGATAAATCTAACCTACGTGGTGGTGCGCATCTGGGACTTACGCCGGTTGGTGCTGCCAATTACCTACTTCACCGAAAATGCCTTCCAGAACTGGACGCGGAATAATGCGCAAATATTAGGCTCGGTTTTTCTTTACCTTGATTACTCCATGCCCTTAGATCCTCTGCGTAAACATTTTGAAAAAGTATTGAGTGAAACCAAACTCTGGGATCAACAAACTCAGGTGCTTCAGGTTACCGATACTAATGATAAAACCATGACGATCAGATTATTAATGACGGCACAGAACTCCCCTACAGCCTGGGATTTACGCTGCTACGTGCGGGAAAAAATGATTGAGTTTATTCAGCAAAATTATCCGCAGAGCCTGCCTCACGTGAGAGCAACACTGACTGAAGCCGCTGCTAAAGAGTTGGCTTAG
- a CDS encoding M20 family metallopeptidase, with protein sequence MKNIKDYLQQHAAEILGDIKRLVAAESPSLDKAAVDRCGEVLQSLFQQRLGISASVSPQPEYGNHLKFTLGENGPQTTIIGHFDTVWDHGELALREEDGKLFGPGVLDMKAGLVQAIWAVRALQALDQLAGKRIVFLCNSDEELGSPSSSDWLAQHAPGADQVLVVEPAVAGSGALKVARKGTGRYDITITGQAAHAGNNPEEGVSAIQEMAQQILQLHALNAPERGTTVNVGIANGGGRINVVADKAELGIDTRVTCEEEAERIDAAISQLTPFSAGIGINVSGGQKRPPMRQTPASLLLFKHAQQVAQSLGFALEGKSVGGGSDGNFTAALGLPTLDGLGATGAGIHARHEHIIIADIVPRAALVAGLILANDGEEAPCRS encoded by the coding sequence ATGAAAAATATAAAAGATTATTTGCAACAACATGCCGCTGAGATTCTGGGAGACATCAAACGTCTGGTGGCGGCGGAATCGCCTTCGCTCGACAAAGCAGCGGTTGATCGCTGTGGAGAAGTGCTGCAAAGCCTGTTCCAGCAGCGTTTAGGTATCAGCGCCAGCGTGTCGCCGCAGCCTGAGTACGGTAATCACCTCAAGTTCACGCTCGGCGAAAACGGGCCACAAACCACCATCATTGGCCATTTCGATACCGTCTGGGATCACGGCGAACTGGCGCTGCGCGAAGAGGATGGCAAGTTGTTCGGGCCAGGCGTGCTGGATATGAAAGCCGGTTTGGTGCAGGCGATTTGGGCGGTGCGAGCGCTTCAGGCGCTGGACCAGCTGGCGGGTAAGCGCATCGTTTTCCTGTGCAACAGCGATGAAGAGTTGGGCAGTCCAAGCTCCAGCGACTGGCTGGCGCAACATGCGCCAGGCGCCGATCAGGTTTTAGTGGTTGAACCGGCGGTGGCGGGCAGTGGTGCGCTGAAGGTCGCGCGTAAAGGCACCGGGCGTTATGACATCACCATTACCGGTCAGGCGGCGCACGCCGGTAACAATCCGGAAGAGGGCGTGAGCGCGATCCAGGAGATGGCGCAACAAATTCTGCAGCTACATGCGTTGAATGCGCCAGAGCGCGGCACCACGGTCAATGTCGGTATCGCCAACGGCGGCGGTCGCATCAATGTGGTCGCGGATAAAGCGGAGTTGGGCATTGATACGCGCGTTACCTGCGAAGAGGAAGCTGAGCGCATCGATGCAGCCATCAGCCAGCTAACCCCCTTTAGTGCAGGTATTGGTATAAACGTCAGCGGCGGACAGAAACGACCGCCGATGCGCCAGACGCCGGCTTCATTGCTGCTGTTTAAACACGCACAGCAGGTGGCGCAGTCATTAGGCTTTGCGCTGGAGGGCAAATCGGTCGGCGGCGGTAGTGATGGCAACTTCACCGCAGCGCTGGGTTTACCGACGCTGGATGGCCTGGGCGCGACCGGCGCAGGCATTCACGCGCGCCACGAACACATCATTATTGCTGATATCGTCCCGCGCGCGGCGCTGGTAGCGGGCTTGATCCTCGCAAACGATGGGGAGGAAGCGCCATGTCGCAGCTAA
- a CDS encoding YfcC family protein, with protein sequence MSQLNIQQASSAAPVQESGQSPYMLLFIILVLATVATWLIPAGVFDFVTRDGIKFAVKDSLHAVPQSGVYPLEIFTAIAKGMVKSAPIIFLILFTGGVLAVVEETGAIATALNSLSRSTRLSDTRMVLIFGTIFALLGTTGVVVNAVVAFVPIGLLVARSMGLPPILGASLVYLTCAAGFNVAILNPATTGLTQHLAQLPLFSGMLLRGITCLLFVVSAVAYLIWSIRRARQDGHLRPQQAQGAGQTALVTGRHKLILTTVALSLILFISGAVKFHWGTSEMSAMFILLSIAVGLMGRMSGSDIANTFLGGCSKLVKGAFIVGMAASISLVLQQGNVLDPIVGFLSDLLAPIPPTAAAIGMFISAALMHFGISSGSGESALLIPIFSPLGDNLGLTRQVMVQTVLLGEGIVNCMSPTSGVLMAVLATANVSFGKWLRFVAPVIAVWFVICVVMLLIGVAINWGPF encoded by the coding sequence ATGTCGCAGCTAAATATTCAGCAGGCCAGCAGCGCGGCACCGGTGCAGGAGAGCGGGCAAAGCCCGTATATGCTGCTGTTCATTATTCTGGTGCTGGCGACGGTTGCCACCTGGCTTATTCCAGCCGGCGTATTCGATTTTGTAACGCGCGACGGCATCAAGTTTGCGGTGAAAGATAGCCTGCATGCGGTGCCGCAAAGCGGGGTTTATCCGCTGGAAATTTTTACCGCCATTGCCAAAGGGATGGTGAAATCTGCGCCGATTATCTTTCTGATCCTGTTCACCGGCGGCGTACTGGCGGTGGTGGAGGAGACGGGGGCGATTGCTACGGCATTAAATTCGCTCTCGCGCAGCACGCGCCTGAGTGATACGCGCATGGTGTTAATTTTCGGCACTATCTTCGCCCTGCTCGGCACCACCGGCGTGGTGGTGAATGCGGTGGTGGCGTTTGTGCCGATTGGTCTGCTGGTAGCGCGATCGATGGGATTGCCGCCGATTCTCGGTGCCTCGCTGGTTTATCTTACCTGTGCAGCGGGCTTTAACGTGGCAATCCTCAACCCGGCGACCACCGGCCTGACGCAGCATCTGGCGCAGCTGCCGCTGTTCTCCGGCATGCTGTTGCGCGGCATCACCTGTTTGCTGTTTGTGGTCAGCGCCGTGGCTTATCTGATCTGGTCAATTCGTCGCGCACGTCAGGATGGACATCTGCGTCCACAACAGGCGCAAGGTGCCGGGCAAACGGCGCTGGTTACCGGTCGTCATAAGCTGATTTTGACTACCGTCGCGCTGTCGCTGATCCTGTTCATCAGTGGCGCGGTGAAGTTTCACTGGGGCACCAGTGAGATGTCGGCGATGTTTATTCTGCTCTCCATCGCGGTGGGATTGATGGGACGCATGAGCGGTTCGGACATCGCCAATACGTTCCTCGGCGGCTGTTCCAAGCTGGTTAAGGGCGCGTTTATCGTTGGCATGGCGGCCTCTATTTCGCTGGTGCTGCAACAGGGCAACGTGCTGGACCCGATAGTAGGTTTCCTGTCCGATCTGCTGGCACCGATTCCGCCCACGGCGGCAGCGATTGGCATGTTTATCAGCGCGGCGTTGATGCATTTCGGTATCTCATCCGGTTCCGGCGAATCGGCGTTGTTGATTCCGATTTTCTCCCCGCTCGGCGATAACCTCGGTTTGACGCGTCAGGTTATGGTGCAGACGGTGCTACTCGGTGAAGGAATCGTCAACTGCATGAGCCCAACCTCCGGCGTGCTGATGGCGGTGCTGGCCACGGCCAACGTGTCGTTTGGTAAATGGCTGCGCTTTGTCGCGCCGGTCATCGCCGTGTGGTTTGTTATCTGCGTGGTGATGCTGCTGATTGGTGTGGCGATCAACTGGGGACCGTTCTGA
- a CDS encoding acyltransferase family protein, which produces MNFRTDINGLRAYAVMLVILFHFGFTRVSGGFLGVDVFFVISGYLMTSIILSRLRNNRFSLLAFYAARCRRIIPPLMVLCVILMLMGYFLMPPDEYNKMAEHAVSSLSFISNVVYFKQGGYFDSGSIYKWLLHTWSLSVEWQFYLLLPLALMFTARFLHQQFAWAMGIAALLSFGLVLVMVATHFHLTATYYLLPTRAWEMLAGGLLYLTPKTALSGQRWIPPVAISGLIICALCFDESMAWPGIMTLIPVLLTALIIHAGVQNSRWLNNRIVQHIGKTSYSVYLWHWPLWVFWHLVNWPITLVSQALLILLSLAAGWASWLLIENKQGWLSGRTYVTLGQTALVLLVGVFIVANAGLPTRAPQVIASIKHYSQERFVSGEKCFVFSGTTSPQCVFGQARQVNLVVLGDSHAAAMLSSIVASARPNDAVVFIAQSGCPSMPDIHRSASPDCGGFVKNALIDIERKYPHASVLIINRLSFYLHGSFGSGSTTPDYSFLNEKSSITAYQQHFGAVVKQLASHRRVFIMTPVPEFGYDVIYRMSRDAMRGNALAIQQTRAAYQSHNQETLAMLNTIAAQSPNVALLDATQALCDSNFCYGAKDDVPLYRDDNHLSEVGNKSLSGVFAGMWRMIDSI; this is translated from the coding sequence ATGAATTTTCGCACCGACATTAATGGGCTGCGCGCCTATGCCGTAATGTTAGTTATTCTCTTTCACTTCGGTTTTACACGGGTGAGCGGTGGGTTTCTCGGAGTTGACGTGTTCTTTGTCATCTCCGGCTATCTGATGACGAGTATTATCCTGTCTCGCCTTAGAAATAACCGTTTCTCTTTACTGGCTTTTTATGCCGCGCGCTGCCGGAGAATTATACCGCCCCTGATGGTGCTGTGCGTGATATTGATGCTGATGGGTTATTTTCTGATGCCGCCGGATGAATATAATAAAATGGCGGAGCACGCTGTATCCAGCCTTAGTTTTATCTCCAATGTGGTCTATTTCAAACAGGGTGGCTATTTTGATAGCGGCTCGATATATAAATGGTTACTGCACACCTGGTCATTAAGCGTCGAGTGGCAATTCTATTTGCTATTACCTCTGGCACTGATGTTCACGGCGCGTTTCCTGCACCAGCAGTTTGCCTGGGCAATGGGAATTGCCGCACTACTTTCATTCGGCCTGGTGCTGGTGATGGTGGCTACCCATTTTCATCTCACGGCAACTTATTATCTGTTACCAACGCGCGCATGGGAGATGCTGGCAGGCGGACTGCTGTATCTGACACCGAAAACGGCCTTGAGCGGCCAACGCTGGATTCCACCCGTCGCTATTTCAGGGCTGATAATCTGTGCGTTGTGTTTTGATGAAAGCATGGCCTGGCCCGGCATCATGACGCTCATTCCTGTGTTGCTGACGGCACTGATCATCCATGCCGGCGTGCAAAACAGCCGGTGGCTGAACAACCGTATTGTGCAGCACATCGGTAAAACCTCTTATTCGGTTTATTTATGGCACTGGCCGCTGTGGGTATTCTGGCATCTGGTCAATTGGCCTATCACGCTGGTTAGCCAGGCGCTGCTGATCCTGCTATCACTGGCTGCGGGTTGGGCTTCCTGGTTGCTAATAGAAAACAAGCAGGGTTGGCTGAGTGGCAGAACCTACGTCACTCTGGGACAAACTGCGCTGGTACTGTTAGTGGGCGTGTTCATTGTGGCAAACGCCGGGCTGCCTACACGCGCTCCGCAGGTGATCGCCAGCATCAAACACTATTCACAGGAGCGTTTTGTCAGCGGCGAAAAGTGTTTTGTCTTTAGTGGTACAACCTCGCCGCAATGCGTATTTGGTCAGGCTCGCCAGGTAAACCTGGTGGTATTGGGTGACAGCCATGCGGCGGCAATGTTGTCTTCAATTGTGGCAAGTGCCAGACCCAATGATGCGGTAGTGTTTATTGCGCAGTCGGGATGCCCGTCAATGCCGGATATTCATCGCAGCGCTAGCCCCGACTGCGGCGGTTTTGTGAAGAATGCGCTAATCGATATCGAACGAAAATATCCCCACGCTTCGGTGCTCATTATCAACCGTTTATCCTTCTACCTGCATGGCAGTTTTGGCAGCGGAAGCACGACGCCCGACTATAGTTTCCTGAATGAGAAGAGCTCGATTACTGCCTATCAACAGCATTTTGGCGCAGTAGTAAAACAGCTCGCCTCTCATCGCCGGGTATTTATCATGACGCCCGTGCCCGAGTTTGGTTACGACGTTATTTACCGCATGTCGCGCGATGCCATGCGCGGCAACGCATTGGCCATTCAGCAAACGCGGGCAGCATATCAATCACATAATCAGGAGACGCTGGCGATGTTAAATACCATTGCCGCACAATCCCCCAATGTCGCACTGCTCGATGCCACTCAGGCACTTTGTGATAGCAACTTCTGCTACGGTGCAAAAGACGACGTGCCGCTGTACCGCGATGATAACCACCTTTCAGAGGTGGGAAACAAGAGTCTGAGTGGCGTGTTTGCTGGTATGTGGCGGATGATTGATAGTATTTAG
- the cspE gene encoding transcription antiterminator/RNA stability regulator CspE, producing MSNKMTGLVKWFNSDKGFGFITPNDGSKDVFVHFSAIQSDNYKTLDEGQQVSFTIENGAKGPAAGNVTPL from the coding sequence ATGTCTAACAAAATGACTGGTTTAGTAAAATGGTTTAACTCTGATAAAGGTTTTGGCTTTATCACCCCTAACGATGGCAGCAAGGATGTATTCGTCCATTTCTCTGCTATCCAGAGCGACAACTACAAAACTCTTGATGAAGGTCAGCAAGTGTCCTTCACCATTGAAAACGGCGCTAAAGGCCCTGCAGCTGGCAACGTAACGCCGCTGTAA